The following proteins are encoded in a genomic region of Rissa tridactyla isolate bRisTri1 chromosome 5, bRisTri1.patW.cur.20221130, whole genome shotgun sequence:
- the AASDH gene encoding beta-alanine-activating enzyme isoform X3, whose protein sequence is MTLQELVNQAAGLYSGRKAVWFDECNDKPPAFYTYATVVKLATELTAFLQKHCDQRGKCEIGLYCYPGINLPSWILGILQVPAAYSPIDPDAPPMLSAYFMKKSNLQYILIENDKINKFQMSHVGWFYHNSSAIEHIGLTLFQISSSNADLNSRVDDVKSKYEPFNATGNSQPGYTICPDQTEVKTSEGGYMDVGQKYPLAYVLHTSGTTGIPKIVRVPHKCIVPNIQHLKSLFEITQDDMLFLASPLTFDPSVVELFIALTSGASLLMVPNTIKMMPVELSAALFRHHHVTVLQATPTLLRRFGAHIIKSTVLSANTSLRVLALGGEAFPVLNLLKTWKHKENKTSIFNLYGITEVSSWATCYKIPEEVFSADFRTDFPIPLGSPLLGTKVEVRDTNGSAVLEGEGQIFIGGEERICFLDDEITVPPGTMRETGDFVRVQNANLFFLGRKDNQIKRHGKRFNIECLQQAAEDLCQVEACAVTWYQQEKLILFVVPKDDLEKRETLKELQKRLPAHAVPDELVLIKALPLTSHVIPVAVCNRPLTPAVERSVPKGKVDISELNKIYQNHLNSRRRDSKLSDAEELWERLQYLWKSILGLLDDSSGISKDAVFLYSGGDSLKALRFYDEIEMLLGKAVPGLLEVILSRSIEEVYGHILKILFPDEDQLMNYDNVVKRKLSGNSGEEFHGKYIKLKSERDLEVASGLISFIALSRGNHFFSMNFTKSFMQPGNTVQVGVELLQQPSVLHLVAPSVMKSHEQGYEMKNRILAVTNKANETDCCSVQQIHAECSHVTTAELALCIRWKSNTRKCVDASPLVIIPAEEGVSASVYIGSHSHAMQAIDLDLGEVKWEKNLGDRIESSACVSKCGKFIVVGCYDGLVYVLQSGDGEIHWTFVTEDTVKSSAVVDPSSGLVYIGSHDQHVYALDIYKKACIWKLHCEGGAVFSSPCLSSFPHHLYVATLGGLLLAVNPVTGNKIWKSFLGKPLFSSPHCNEKFGSFPLMDRCFRLHASQV, encoded by the exons ATGACTCTTCAGGAACTGGTGAATCAGGCAGCTGGCCTGTACTCTGGCAGAAAAGCAGTTTGGTTTGATGAATGCAACGACAAACCTCCAGCTTTCTACACATATGCGACGGTCGTTAAGCTTGCCACGGAACTAACAGCTTTCCTTCAAAAGCACTGTGATCAGCGAGGAAAATGTGAAATAGGCCTTTACTGCTATCCAGGAATAAACTTACCGTCTTGGATCTTGGG AATCCTTCAAGTTCCAGCTGCCTATTCTCCTATTGATCCAGATGCACCACCAATGTTATCTGCTTACTTCATGAAGAAAAGCAATCTTCAATATATTCTTATTGAGAATGACAAAATAAAT aaATTCCAGATGTCCCATGTTGGTTGGTTTTACCACAATTCTTCCGCAATAGAACATATTGGTTTAACTCTGTTCCAAATAAGCTCGAGCAATGCTGATTTAAATTCACGAGTAGATGATGTGAAAAGTAAATATGAACCTTTCAATGCTACGGGTAACTCACAGCCAGGATATACCATTTGCCCAGATCAAACTGAAGTAAAAACATCAGAAGGAGGATACATGGACGTTGGCCAGAAATACCCTTTAGCGTACGTCTTGCATACATCGGGAACTACGGGCATCCCCAAAATAGTCAGAGTGCCTCATAAATGTATAGTGCCAAATATTCAGCATCTCAA ATCCTTATTTGAGATCACACAGGATGATATGCTATTCCTGGCTTCTCCTCTAACATTTGACCCGTCTGTGGTTGAATTGTTCATCGCTCTGACAAGCGGAGCCTCTCTCCTCATGGTACCAAACACGATTAAAATGATGCCTGTGGAGCTGTCTGCTGCTCTATTTCGCCATCACCATGTGACAGTGTTGCAG GCAACACCAACGCTTCTCAGAAGGTTTGGAGCTCACATTATTAAATCAACAGTGTTGTCTGCAAATACTTCACTTCGTGTCTTAGCCCTTGGTGGTGAAGCGTTTCCTGTACTGAATCTCTTGAAAACTTGGAAGCACAAGGAgaacaaaacaagtatttttaatctGTATGGTATTACTGAAGTGTCAAGCTGGGCCACTTGCTACAAGATTCCTGAAGAAGTTTTTAGTGCTGATTTTAG aaCTGATTTCCCTATACCTTTGGGATCACCGCTCCTTGGAACAAAAGTTGAGGTCAGAGATACCAATGGTTCTGCAGTTCTAGAAGGCGAGGGACAAATATTTATag GTGGCGAAGAACGAATCTGCTTTCTTGATGATGAAATAACTGTACCCCCGGGCACAATGAGAGAAACGGGGGATTTTGTAAGAGTGCAGAATGCAAATTTGTTCTTCTTGGGTCGGAAAGACAATCAGATTAAACGTCACGGCAAACGTTTTAATATTGAATGTTTGCAGCAG gcTGCTGAAGATCTTTGTCAGGTAGAAGCTTGTGCAGTGACCTGGTATCAGCAGGAAAAACTTATCCTGTTTGTTGTACCCAAAGATGAtttggaaaagagagaaacacTTAAAGAACTCCAGAAACGTCTACCAGCTCATGCAGTCCCTGATGAGCTTGTACTGATTAAAGCTTTGCCTTTAACATCACATG tcattCCTGTTGCGGTATGCAATAGAcccctgactccagctgtggaaagATCAGTCCCCAAAG GCAAAGTTGATATATCTGAACTGAACAAGATTTACCAGAACCATCTAAACTCCAGAAGGCGTGACAGTAAGCTGAGTGACGCAGAGGAATTGTGGGAAAGATTGCAGTATTTATGGAAG TCTATTTTGGGTCTCCTAGATGATTCCAGCGGAATTTCTAAAGATGCGGTATTTCTGTACAGTGGTGGGGACTCCTTAAAGGCTCTACGATTTTATGATGAAATTGAGATGCTATTAGGCAAAGCTGTGCCTGGACTCCTCGAAGTTATTCTCAGCCGCTCGATTGAAGAGGTTTATGGACATAttcttaaaattctgtttccagaTGAAGACCAATTAATGAATTATGACAATgttgtgaaaagaaaattaagtgggAACAGTGGAGAGGAATTCCATGGAAAATATATTAAACTGAAATCTGAAAGAGATCTTGAGGTTGCTTCAGGGTTAATTTCATTTATTGCGCTAAGCAGAGgaaatcattttttttctatgaatttcACCAAGTCTTTTATGCAACCCGGTAATACAGTACAGGTAGGAGTGGAACTGCTACAGCAACCATCCGTTCTGCATTTAGTGGCTCCAAGTGTAATGAAGAGCCACGAGCAAGGGTATGAAATGAAGAACAGAATTTTAGCAGTTACGAACAAGGCAAATGAAACTGACTGTTGCTCTGTACAGCAAATCCATGCAGAATGTAGTCATGTAACAACGGCGGAGTTGGCATTATGCATAAGATGGAAGTCAAATACAAGAAAATGTGTTGATGCATCACCGCTGGTTATAATACCAGCTGAAGAAGGAGTATCTGCATCTGTATATATTGGCTCTCACTCTCATGCAATGCAGGCGATTGATCTAGATTTGGGAGAAGTAAAATGGGAGAAGAACCTTGGAGATCGTATTGAATCTTCTGCCTGCGTATCTAAGTGTGGAAAATTCATTGTTGTTG GTTGTTATGATGGCTTAGTGTATGTCCTTCAAAGTGGTGATGGAGAAATACACTGGACTTTTGTTACAGAAGATACTGTGAAAAGCTCTGCAGTTGTAGACCCTTCCAGTGGACTAGTCTACATAGGATCGCATGACCAACATGTGTACGCATTGGATATTTAT AAAAAGGCATGTATATGGAAGTTACATTGCGAAGGTGGAGCTGTGTTTTCATCTCCTTGTCTAAGTTCTTTTCCACATCATCTTTATGTTGCTACTCTAGGAGGACTATTATTGGCGGTAAACCCA GTGACGGGGAATAAGATTTGGAAAAGCTTCCTTGGAAAACCactcttctcctctcctcactGCAACGAGAA GTTTGGCAGTTTTCCACTAATGGACCGGTGTTTTCGTCTCCATGCATCTCAAGTTTAA
- the AASDH gene encoding beta-alanine-activating enzyme isoform X1 — protein sequence MTLQELVNQAAGLYSGRKAVWFDECNDKPPAFYTYATVVKLATELTAFLQKHCDQRGKCEIGLYCYPGINLPSWILGILQVPAAYSPIDPDAPPMLSAYFMKKSNLQYILIENDKINKFQMSHVGWFYHNSSAIEHIGLTLFQISSSNADLNSRVDDVKSKYEPFNATGNSQPGYTICPDQTEVKTSEGGYMDVGQKYPLAYVLHTSGTTGIPKIVRVPHKCIVPNIQHLKSLFEITQDDMLFLASPLTFDPSVVELFIALTSGASLLMVPNTIKMMPVELSAALFRHHHVTVLQATPTLLRRFGAHIIKSTVLSANTSLRVLALGGEAFPVLNLLKTWKHKENKTSIFNLYGITEVSSWATCYKIPEEVFSADFRTDFPIPLGSPLLGTKVEVRDTNGSAVLEGEGQIFIGGEERICFLDDEITVPPGTMRETGDFVRVQNANLFFLGRKDNQIKRHGKRFNIECLQQAAEDLCQVEACAVTWYQQEKLILFVVPKDDLEKRETLKELQKRLPAHAVPDELVLIKALPLTSHVIPVAVCNRPLTPAVERSVPKGKVDISELNKIYQNHLNSRRRDSKLSDAEELWERLQYLWKSILGLLDDSSGISKDAVFLYSGGDSLKALRFYDEIEMLLGKAVPGLLEVILSRSIEEVYGHILKILFPDEDQLMNYDNVVKRKLSGNSGEEFHGKYIKLKSERDLEVASGLISFIALSRGNHFFSMNFTKSFMQPGNTVQVGVELLQQPSVLHLVAPSVMKSHEQGYEMKNRILAVTNKANETDCCSVQQIHAECSHVTTAELALCIRWKSNTRKCVDASPLVIIPAEEGVSASVYIGSHSHAMQAIDLDLGEVKWEKNLGDRIESSACVSKCGKFIVVGCYDGLVYVLQSGDGEIHWTFVTEDTVKSSAVVDPSSGLVYIGSHDQHVYALDIYKKACIWKLHCEGGAVFSSPCLSSFPHHLYVATLGGLLLAVNPVTGNKIWKSFLGKPLFSSPHCNEKYVCVGCVDGNVYCYAHSGEKVWQFSTNGPVFSSPCISSLTKQEIFFGSHDRFIYCCSMEGNLLWKFEATSSVYGTPFVFQSDDLKNKILLAAVSTDGKVWILNAKSGTAEGADRLPGEVFSSPVVWGTKLVVGCRNDYIYCLDLHITGKKEQLRC from the exons ATGACTCTTCAGGAACTGGTGAATCAGGCAGCTGGCCTGTACTCTGGCAGAAAAGCAGTTTGGTTTGATGAATGCAACGACAAACCTCCAGCTTTCTACACATATGCGACGGTCGTTAAGCTTGCCACGGAACTAACAGCTTTCCTTCAAAAGCACTGTGATCAGCGAGGAAAATGTGAAATAGGCCTTTACTGCTATCCAGGAATAAACTTACCGTCTTGGATCTTGGG AATCCTTCAAGTTCCAGCTGCCTATTCTCCTATTGATCCAGATGCACCACCAATGTTATCTGCTTACTTCATGAAGAAAAGCAATCTTCAATATATTCTTATTGAGAATGACAAAATAAAT aaATTCCAGATGTCCCATGTTGGTTGGTTTTACCACAATTCTTCCGCAATAGAACATATTGGTTTAACTCTGTTCCAAATAAGCTCGAGCAATGCTGATTTAAATTCACGAGTAGATGATGTGAAAAGTAAATATGAACCTTTCAATGCTACGGGTAACTCACAGCCAGGATATACCATTTGCCCAGATCAAACTGAAGTAAAAACATCAGAAGGAGGATACATGGACGTTGGCCAGAAATACCCTTTAGCGTACGTCTTGCATACATCGGGAACTACGGGCATCCCCAAAATAGTCAGAGTGCCTCATAAATGTATAGTGCCAAATATTCAGCATCTCAA ATCCTTATTTGAGATCACACAGGATGATATGCTATTCCTGGCTTCTCCTCTAACATTTGACCCGTCTGTGGTTGAATTGTTCATCGCTCTGACAAGCGGAGCCTCTCTCCTCATGGTACCAAACACGATTAAAATGATGCCTGTGGAGCTGTCTGCTGCTCTATTTCGCCATCACCATGTGACAGTGTTGCAG GCAACACCAACGCTTCTCAGAAGGTTTGGAGCTCACATTATTAAATCAACAGTGTTGTCTGCAAATACTTCACTTCGTGTCTTAGCCCTTGGTGGTGAAGCGTTTCCTGTACTGAATCTCTTGAAAACTTGGAAGCACAAGGAgaacaaaacaagtatttttaatctGTATGGTATTACTGAAGTGTCAAGCTGGGCCACTTGCTACAAGATTCCTGAAGAAGTTTTTAGTGCTGATTTTAG aaCTGATTTCCCTATACCTTTGGGATCACCGCTCCTTGGAACAAAAGTTGAGGTCAGAGATACCAATGGTTCTGCAGTTCTAGAAGGCGAGGGACAAATATTTATag GTGGCGAAGAACGAATCTGCTTTCTTGATGATGAAATAACTGTACCCCCGGGCACAATGAGAGAAACGGGGGATTTTGTAAGAGTGCAGAATGCAAATTTGTTCTTCTTGGGTCGGAAAGACAATCAGATTAAACGTCACGGCAAACGTTTTAATATTGAATGTTTGCAGCAG gcTGCTGAAGATCTTTGTCAGGTAGAAGCTTGTGCAGTGACCTGGTATCAGCAGGAAAAACTTATCCTGTTTGTTGTACCCAAAGATGAtttggaaaagagagaaacacTTAAAGAACTCCAGAAACGTCTACCAGCTCATGCAGTCCCTGATGAGCTTGTACTGATTAAAGCTTTGCCTTTAACATCACATG tcattCCTGTTGCGGTATGCAATAGAcccctgactccagctgtggaaagATCAGTCCCCAAAG GCAAAGTTGATATATCTGAACTGAACAAGATTTACCAGAACCATCTAAACTCCAGAAGGCGTGACAGTAAGCTGAGTGACGCAGAGGAATTGTGGGAAAGATTGCAGTATTTATGGAAG TCTATTTTGGGTCTCCTAGATGATTCCAGCGGAATTTCTAAAGATGCGGTATTTCTGTACAGTGGTGGGGACTCCTTAAAGGCTCTACGATTTTATGATGAAATTGAGATGCTATTAGGCAAAGCTGTGCCTGGACTCCTCGAAGTTATTCTCAGCCGCTCGATTGAAGAGGTTTATGGACATAttcttaaaattctgtttccagaTGAAGACCAATTAATGAATTATGACAATgttgtgaaaagaaaattaagtgggAACAGTGGAGAGGAATTCCATGGAAAATATATTAAACTGAAATCTGAAAGAGATCTTGAGGTTGCTTCAGGGTTAATTTCATTTATTGCGCTAAGCAGAGgaaatcattttttttctatgaatttcACCAAGTCTTTTATGCAACCCGGTAATACAGTACAGGTAGGAGTGGAACTGCTACAGCAACCATCCGTTCTGCATTTAGTGGCTCCAAGTGTAATGAAGAGCCACGAGCAAGGGTATGAAATGAAGAACAGAATTTTAGCAGTTACGAACAAGGCAAATGAAACTGACTGTTGCTCTGTACAGCAAATCCATGCAGAATGTAGTCATGTAACAACGGCGGAGTTGGCATTATGCATAAGATGGAAGTCAAATACAAGAAAATGTGTTGATGCATCACCGCTGGTTATAATACCAGCTGAAGAAGGAGTATCTGCATCTGTATATATTGGCTCTCACTCTCATGCAATGCAGGCGATTGATCTAGATTTGGGAGAAGTAAAATGGGAGAAGAACCTTGGAGATCGTATTGAATCTTCTGCCTGCGTATCTAAGTGTGGAAAATTCATTGTTGTTG GTTGTTATGATGGCTTAGTGTATGTCCTTCAAAGTGGTGATGGAGAAATACACTGGACTTTTGTTACAGAAGATACTGTGAAAAGCTCTGCAGTTGTAGACCCTTCCAGTGGACTAGTCTACATAGGATCGCATGACCAACATGTGTACGCATTGGATATTTAT AAAAAGGCATGTATATGGAAGTTACATTGCGAAGGTGGAGCTGTGTTTTCATCTCCTTGTCTAAGTTCTTTTCCACATCATCTTTATGTTGCTACTCTAGGAGGACTATTATTGGCGGTAAACCCA GTGACGGGGAATAAGATTTGGAAAAGCTTCCTTGGAAAACCactcttctcctctcctcactGCAACGAGAAGTACGTTTGTGTTGGGTGTGTGGATGGAAACGTATATTGTTACGCTCATTCTGGAGAAAAG GTTTGGCAGTTTTCCACTAATGGACCGGTGTTTTCGTCTCCATGCATCTCAAGTTTAACtaagcaagaaatattttttggctCCCATGATCGCTTTATCTACTGTTGTAGTATGGAGGGTAATTTACTGTGGAAATTTGAAGCCACTTCAAGTGTATATGGAACACCATTCGTTTTCCAAAGCGATGACTTAAAGAACAAAATTCTTTTGGCAGCAGTATCTACAGATGGCAAAGTGTGGATCCTGAATGCCAAGAGTGGAACAGCAGAAGGAGCAGATAGGCTTCCAGGAGAGGTTTTCTCTTCCCCTGTAGTATGGGGAACAAAACTTGTTGTTGGCTGTAGAAATGATTACATCTATTGCCTCGATTTGcatataacaggaaaaaaagaacagctaaGATGTTAA
- the AASDH gene encoding beta-alanine-activating enzyme isoform X2, protein MTLQELVNQAAGLYSGRKAVWFDECNDKPPAFYTYATVVKLATELTAFLQKHCDQRGKCEIGLYCYPGINLPSWILGILQVPAAYSPIDPDAPPMLSAYFMKKSNLQYILIENDKINKFQMSHVGWFYHNSSAIEHIGLTLFQISSSNADLNSRVDDVKSKYEPFNATGNSQPGYTICPDQTEVKTSEGGYMDVGQKYPLAYVLHTSGTTGIPKIVRVPHKCIVPNIQHLKSLFEITQDDMLFLASPLTFDPSVVELFIALTSGASLLMVPNTIKMMPVELSAALFRHHHVTVLQATPTLLRRFGAHIIKSTVLSANTSLRVLALGGEAFPVLNLLKTWKHKENKTSIFNLYGITEVSSWATCYKIPEEVFSADFRTDFPIPLGSPLLGTKVEVRDTNGSAVLEGEGQIFIGGEERICFLDDEITVPPGTMRETGDFVRVQNANLFFLGRKDNQIKRHGKRFNIECLQQAAEDLCQVEACAVTWYQQEKLILFVVPKDDLEKRETLKELQKRLPAHAVPDELVLIKALPLTSHGKVDISELNKIYQNHLNSRRRDSKLSDAEELWERLQYLWKSILGLLDDSSGISKDAVFLYSGGDSLKALRFYDEIEMLLGKAVPGLLEVILSRSIEEVYGHILKILFPDEDQLMNYDNVVKRKLSGNSGEEFHGKYIKLKSERDLEVASGLISFIALSRGNHFFSMNFTKSFMQPGNTVQVGVELLQQPSVLHLVAPSVMKSHEQGYEMKNRILAVTNKANETDCCSVQQIHAECSHVTTAELALCIRWKSNTRKCVDASPLVIIPAEEGVSASVYIGSHSHAMQAIDLDLGEVKWEKNLGDRIESSACVSKCGKFIVVGCYDGLVYVLQSGDGEIHWTFVTEDTVKSSAVVDPSSGLVYIGSHDQHVYALDIYKKACIWKLHCEGGAVFSSPCLSSFPHHLYVATLGGLLLAVNPVTGNKIWKSFLGKPLFSSPHCNEKYVCVGCVDGNVYCYAHSGEKVWQFSTNGPVFSSPCISSLTKQEIFFGSHDRFIYCCSMEGNLLWKFEATSSVYGTPFVFQSDDLKNKILLAAVSTDGKVWILNAKSGTAEGADRLPGEVFSSPVVWGTKLVVGCRNDYIYCLDLHITGKKEQLRC, encoded by the exons ATGACTCTTCAGGAACTGGTGAATCAGGCAGCTGGCCTGTACTCTGGCAGAAAAGCAGTTTGGTTTGATGAATGCAACGACAAACCTCCAGCTTTCTACACATATGCGACGGTCGTTAAGCTTGCCACGGAACTAACAGCTTTCCTTCAAAAGCACTGTGATCAGCGAGGAAAATGTGAAATAGGCCTTTACTGCTATCCAGGAATAAACTTACCGTCTTGGATCTTGGG AATCCTTCAAGTTCCAGCTGCCTATTCTCCTATTGATCCAGATGCACCACCAATGTTATCTGCTTACTTCATGAAGAAAAGCAATCTTCAATATATTCTTATTGAGAATGACAAAATAAAT aaATTCCAGATGTCCCATGTTGGTTGGTTTTACCACAATTCTTCCGCAATAGAACATATTGGTTTAACTCTGTTCCAAATAAGCTCGAGCAATGCTGATTTAAATTCACGAGTAGATGATGTGAAAAGTAAATATGAACCTTTCAATGCTACGGGTAACTCACAGCCAGGATATACCATTTGCCCAGATCAAACTGAAGTAAAAACATCAGAAGGAGGATACATGGACGTTGGCCAGAAATACCCTTTAGCGTACGTCTTGCATACATCGGGAACTACGGGCATCCCCAAAATAGTCAGAGTGCCTCATAAATGTATAGTGCCAAATATTCAGCATCTCAA ATCCTTATTTGAGATCACACAGGATGATATGCTATTCCTGGCTTCTCCTCTAACATTTGACCCGTCTGTGGTTGAATTGTTCATCGCTCTGACAAGCGGAGCCTCTCTCCTCATGGTACCAAACACGATTAAAATGATGCCTGTGGAGCTGTCTGCTGCTCTATTTCGCCATCACCATGTGACAGTGTTGCAG GCAACACCAACGCTTCTCAGAAGGTTTGGAGCTCACATTATTAAATCAACAGTGTTGTCTGCAAATACTTCACTTCGTGTCTTAGCCCTTGGTGGTGAAGCGTTTCCTGTACTGAATCTCTTGAAAACTTGGAAGCACAAGGAgaacaaaacaagtatttttaatctGTATGGTATTACTGAAGTGTCAAGCTGGGCCACTTGCTACAAGATTCCTGAAGAAGTTTTTAGTGCTGATTTTAG aaCTGATTTCCCTATACCTTTGGGATCACCGCTCCTTGGAACAAAAGTTGAGGTCAGAGATACCAATGGTTCTGCAGTTCTAGAAGGCGAGGGACAAATATTTATag GTGGCGAAGAACGAATCTGCTTTCTTGATGATGAAATAACTGTACCCCCGGGCACAATGAGAGAAACGGGGGATTTTGTAAGAGTGCAGAATGCAAATTTGTTCTTCTTGGGTCGGAAAGACAATCAGATTAAACGTCACGGCAAACGTTTTAATATTGAATGTTTGCAGCAG gcTGCTGAAGATCTTTGTCAGGTAGAAGCTTGTGCAGTGACCTGGTATCAGCAGGAAAAACTTATCCTGTTTGTTGTACCCAAAGATGAtttggaaaagagagaaacacTTAAAGAACTCCAGAAACGTCTACCAGCTCATGCAGTCCCTGATGAGCTTGTACTGATTAAAGCTTTGCCTTTAACATCACATG GCAAAGTTGATATATCTGAACTGAACAAGATTTACCAGAACCATCTAAACTCCAGAAGGCGTGACAGTAAGCTGAGTGACGCAGAGGAATTGTGGGAAAGATTGCAGTATTTATGGAAG TCTATTTTGGGTCTCCTAGATGATTCCAGCGGAATTTCTAAAGATGCGGTATTTCTGTACAGTGGTGGGGACTCCTTAAAGGCTCTACGATTTTATGATGAAATTGAGATGCTATTAGGCAAAGCTGTGCCTGGACTCCTCGAAGTTATTCTCAGCCGCTCGATTGAAGAGGTTTATGGACATAttcttaaaattctgtttccagaTGAAGACCAATTAATGAATTATGACAATgttgtgaaaagaaaattaagtgggAACAGTGGAGAGGAATTCCATGGAAAATATATTAAACTGAAATCTGAAAGAGATCTTGAGGTTGCTTCAGGGTTAATTTCATTTATTGCGCTAAGCAGAGgaaatcattttttttctatgaatttcACCAAGTCTTTTATGCAACCCGGTAATACAGTACAGGTAGGAGTGGAACTGCTACAGCAACCATCCGTTCTGCATTTAGTGGCTCCAAGTGTAATGAAGAGCCACGAGCAAGGGTATGAAATGAAGAACAGAATTTTAGCAGTTACGAACAAGGCAAATGAAACTGACTGTTGCTCTGTACAGCAAATCCATGCAGAATGTAGTCATGTAACAACGGCGGAGTTGGCATTATGCATAAGATGGAAGTCAAATACAAGAAAATGTGTTGATGCATCACCGCTGGTTATAATACCAGCTGAAGAAGGAGTATCTGCATCTGTATATATTGGCTCTCACTCTCATGCAATGCAGGCGATTGATCTAGATTTGGGAGAAGTAAAATGGGAGAAGAACCTTGGAGATCGTATTGAATCTTCTGCCTGCGTATCTAAGTGTGGAAAATTCATTGTTGTTG GTTGTTATGATGGCTTAGTGTATGTCCTTCAAAGTGGTGATGGAGAAATACACTGGACTTTTGTTACAGAAGATACTGTGAAAAGCTCTGCAGTTGTAGACCCTTCCAGTGGACTAGTCTACATAGGATCGCATGACCAACATGTGTACGCATTGGATATTTAT AAAAAGGCATGTATATGGAAGTTACATTGCGAAGGTGGAGCTGTGTTTTCATCTCCTTGTCTAAGTTCTTTTCCACATCATCTTTATGTTGCTACTCTAGGAGGACTATTATTGGCGGTAAACCCA GTGACGGGGAATAAGATTTGGAAAAGCTTCCTTGGAAAACCactcttctcctctcctcactGCAACGAGAAGTACGTTTGTGTTGGGTGTGTGGATGGAAACGTATATTGTTACGCTCATTCTGGAGAAAAG GTTTGGCAGTTTTCCACTAATGGACCGGTGTTTTCGTCTCCATGCATCTCAAGTTTAACtaagcaagaaatattttttggctCCCATGATCGCTTTATCTACTGTTGTAGTATGGAGGGTAATTTACTGTGGAAATTTGAAGCCACTTCAAGTGTATATGGAACACCATTCGTTTTCCAAAGCGATGACTTAAAGAACAAAATTCTTTTGGCAGCAGTATCTACAGATGGCAAAGTGTGGATCCTGAATGCCAAGAGTGGAACAGCAGAAGGAGCAGATAGGCTTCCAGGAGAGGTTTTCTCTTCCCCTGTAGTATGGGGAACAAAACTTGTTGTTGGCTGTAGAAATGATTACATCTATTGCCTCGATTTGcatataacaggaaaaaaagaacagctaaGATGTTAA